GCAAGTCACACGCGCCCGCGAACAGTTCCGTGCCGCCGCGACGATCCGGGACACGGACCTGCGGACGGTTCACACTGCGATCCTCGCTGCGCACTTCGACGTCCCCGTAGCGACCGCCGACCGGTAACGGGTTCAAGAGAGCCTCGTGTCGACCGGGCCGCGATACTGTGAACCGTCTCAACCGGCCCTCTCGAGAACGCTCGCTCGAGAATTTCCTAGGACTGTTGCCGTGAGCATGCGCTTTCGGATGAGATACTGCCGATAATGCTAAGTATGTGCATGCCAAGTGGTAACATGTAGCAAAGTGAGTGATCATGGAGAACTGTCCAAACTGCAACGAAATGGTCTCGGCGAATTTCGTCCGCGTATTTGGCGACAATAGGGGCCACCTCGAGGGATGTGTGCACTGTCTCAGTTCGGCAGAACTCACCGGAACGACCGACGAGAACGAGTATCTGTCCTCTCTCTCGCGAGTGCGATCGCAGGCACCGCTCCCGCCGCAGACGGAGTGAGCAGCGGGAAGGACTGACGGCTTGTCGGAGGGGACTACACAGAAGAGTGTCCCTCAAGTCGGTGAGCAGTGCCGACAGATTCCGAAATGAGACTCTTAGCAGACGTGTTGTAGTTTGCGAGTACGAGGAATGGGCTGAATCTCCGTGACACTGTACGCGAACGAAGTTTGGGACCTCACAGTACTGATCGGTCGAGGGCCCTCGAGACATTAGGACCGATGTGCCGTCGCGGCAGTTTCGTCGACTGCGTCCGGCCGATTCGACGACTCGTTCATCTCCTCGACGCAGCAGGAAAGACAGGTGAGTTCGTGCGTGTTCGGATTCTGCCAGCGCTCCCGCTCGAGCCAGACTCCCTTTACGTTCTCGCCGTCGATCTCAACCCCGCAGTGAAAACAGTCGTTGGGCACGCCAGGGGGAGTCGGCTGGGGCCAGTAGAGTTGCATAGGCGGTGTCTCTATCATTGAATATCATAGTTCTATCTATTATATATTTCGTTAATGTTCGTTCCGAATGGAGTTCCGGTACTGCGGTTGTTGAGAATCGGCTCGGACTGCATTTATCGATTAACTCCGGACAGTAACTAGTCGTTCGGAGTCCGGCGGTTCTCGAACGGCCGGGCGCTTCGGGAAATTGAAGGGGAATGATAAGCGGCGGACACTCGACGCACGATAGGGAGTCGTCGAGTCGGGAGCGGGTGGATAGTGGCTGGTGGGTGACGGTCGAACGACGCGGCAGGGTGTCGATCGGGTGGGTGCCTGATTTGGGGATTCCTGCCATCCATACCTAACAGGATATCTGTAAAATCATTCATTCCAAACTGTGTTGGTCCGCTTCTGAGAGTGTCATTTCGAGAGCGTGACAGCGAAACGAATCT
This DNA window, taken from Natronococcus sp. CG52, encodes the following:
- a CDS encoding DUF7563 family protein, producing MVSANFVRVFGDNRGHLEGCVHCLSSAELTGTTDENEYLSSLSRVRSQAPLPPQTE